ATTAGTTAAATTTTCAGGTGAAGCTTTGGCTGGTGGAAACGGCTTTGGAATAGATACAAATATTTTAAAATTTATAGCAGGCGAGATAAAAGAGCTAGTAGATGCAGGTGCTGAAGTTGGTATCGTAATAGGCGGTGGAAATATCGTTCGTGGTGTGGCAGCTTCTGCTGGAGGGATCATAAAAAGAACAAGTGGCGATCACATGGGTATGCTTGCTACAGTTATAAATGCTATTGCAGTTAGAGAGTCTTTAGAACACGCTGGTATTGATGTTAGAGTTCAAAGTGCTATCAAAATGGAAGCAATTTGTGAGACTTTTATCATGGGTAGGGCAAATCGCCATTTAGACAAAGGTAGAGTTGTGATCTTTGCAGCTGGAACTGGAAATCCATTTTTTACAACAGATACAGCAGCCACTTTAAGAGCTATTGAGATAAATGCTGATATGATTATTAAAGCTACAAAAGTAAGTGGAGTTTATGATAAAGATCCAAATAAATTTAGCGATGCAGTTCTTTTAAATCATTTAAGTTATGAAGAAGCGATGAAAGATGACATCAAGGTTATGGATGATACTTCAATAGCATTAGCTAAAGATAATTCTCTTCCTATCGTGGTTTGTGATATGTTTAAAAGTGGAAATTTAAGGAAAATAGTAGTTGATGATGATACATCGTTTTGTTCAGTAGTATCAAATAACAGATAAAGGATAAAAATGAGACCAGAAGAAATAGCAGCAAAAGCCCTAGAATCAGTAAATGGAGATAGATATAAACTATCTTTAATGGTTGCAAAAAGAACAAGCGAGCTTTACTCAGGAGCTAAAGTTTTAGTAAATGTAGACACTAGAGGGCTTAAATTTGCAGATATTGCACTTTTAGAGATTGCAGAGGGAAAAGTAGAATTAGATGGAATTATTGAAGCAGAAAAATGATGCTGATATTGAGAGATTTTTAGACGATATTGTAAATGTCTCTACCATTGATGATGCTAAAGAGCTTTTTCATAAATTTAAAGAGCCAAAAGATACTTTAGAAAAAGCTATTGAAATTTGTGTAAAAGAGCACAACGGGCAGTTTAGAAAAAGCGGTGAGCCTTATTCGGTTCATCCTATACTTGTTAGTTGTATTGTTGCTTTTATGGGCGGTGATGATGATATGATTGTCGCTGCACTTTTACATGATGTGGTTGAAGATACAAGTTATGATCTTCAAAGTGTAAATGCTGTATTTGGTGACGGGGTTGCTAAGCTTGTAGAAGGTCTTACTAAGATTGTAACGATTAGAGAAGATAAATTAGCTCCATCAAGCGATAAAAACGCAAAGCTTAGAACTTCAGCTCTAACTTTTAGGCGTATGCTTTTAATATCCATTGAAGATGTTAGGGTTTTGGTTGTTAAGCTTTGTGATAGACTTCATAACATGCTTACTCTTGAAGCACTTCGTCCTGATAAGCAAAAAAGAATTGCTGAAGAAACTCTTGTTGTTTATGCGCCTATTGCTCACAGGCTTGGAATTTCATCGATTAAAAACATCTTAGAAGATCTGAGTTTTAAATATGTAATGCCAAAAGAATTTGAGATGATAGACTCATATATCAACGAGCACAAACAGCAACTTCAGATGAGTTTAAACAAATTTAGCCTTAAAATAACAGAGCTTTTACTTACAAATGGCTTTAGTGAAAATAGCTTTGATATCCAAAAAAGAGTCAAGCACTACTACTCTACATATCTTAAGATGCAAAGAAAAGGAATTTCTATTCAAGAAGTTCTTGATCTTTTAGCTGTTAGGGTTTTGGTTAAAGATGTGAAGGATTGCTACCTTGCTTTAGGAGTAATTCACTCAAATTTTAACCCTTTAATCTCTAGGTTTAAAGACTATGTAGCCCTTCCTAAACAAAATGGATACCAAACTATCCACACGACAGTGTTTAATGAAAGCATGATTATCGAAGCTCAAATTCGCACCTTTGATATGCATAATACTGCAGAATATGGTGTTGCAGCACACTGGAAATATAAATATAGCGGACAAAGCCCAGTTTTAGTTAATCCTAGACTCGATTGGCTAAGTGATATCTCAAATAAAGATGATGTTCCAATATCTAGCGATGAAGAAGATGGTCCAGAAGATTTATATGAGTATGCAAAAGATAGTCTTTATGCTGAAGATATCGCAGTTTACTCCCCAAAGGGCGGAATTTTTACTTTGCCTAGGGGTGCAACAGCCCTAGACTACGCTTATGAAATTCACTCTCAAGTAGGTCTTAAAGCTGTAGAAGCATATGTCAATAGAGTTCGTGTTCCGCTTCTTACTGAGCTTAAAAACGGAGACATTGTTCATATCATAACTGGAAATGAAGCTCACTATAGATGTAGTTGGTTAAATTCAGTCAAAACTGGTAAAGCAAGAGCTACTATTAAAGGCTTTTGTAAACAAAAACTAAAAGAGCTAAATAACGAAATCGGCATAAAGATGCTCTCAGCGATATTTGAGACAAATGAAACTGAAATTTTATCATGGTTAGATAGTGAAAATTTAAGCAAAAAAGCTGGTAAAGTATCGTATGACTCTGAATTTTTAAAAGATGCTGTAAATGCTTTAAAGAAAAATGCTAAAAAAGATAAGTACATTATAGAAAAGCAAAAATTTGAAAATATAGTCGTTTACTCAAATTTCAAAGTAAATTCTGCAGAATTTGACTACTGTTGTAACCCAAAAAGGGGCGATAATATCGTAGGATTTAGAGATGGTGATCGAGTTACAGTTCATCATAGATTTTGTGATAGAGCGTCAAATTTGATGAGAGATGGTAAAGAGATAATCTTTGTAAAATGGACAAGAAACGCTCCTCATAGATATAAAATCATCCTGAATTTAGAGAACAAAAGAGGCTCACTTGCTGAGTTTTTAGCATATATAGCAAAACTTCAAGTTGATCTTGTAGCTATAAATTTAAACGAAAACGAAGAGACGAAGTCGGACTTTTTTGTGCTTATTATTGAACTTCATGAGAGTTTAAATATAGATGATATCAAAACTAAGATAAAAAGTAGATATAAGATAGTTGAATTTACTTCACTATCTGATGCTTATAACTAAAATTAAAGGAATATTATGGATTTAAATAGTGTTTTTACGGAGTTAAAAAAGGGAATCGCTGAGATTATTGATGAAGATAAGATAAAAGATATGATTAGAAATTTCTATGAAAAAGGTGAAAATTTCTATGTTAAAATAGGCATGGATCCAACCGCACCTGATCTTCATTTAGGTCATACTGTAACTTTACAAAAGATGGCTTTTTTACAAAAGCACGGGGCTATTATACAGTTTTTAATAGGTGATTTTACAGCTAGAATAGGCGATCCAAGTGGTAAAAGTGAGACCAGAAAAATGCTAAGTAAAGATGAGGTTTTAAAAAATGCCAAAACTTACGAAGAGCAAGTTTTTAAAGTATTAGATCCAGCTAAAACTAAGATAATGTTTAACTCAGCATGGGATGAAAAACTAAAAGCTTCTGATATGATAGCTATTGCTAGTACTTATAATGTCGCTAGAATGCTAGAGCGAGATGATTTTGAAAAAAGATTTAAAAACGAAACGCCAATATCAATAAGTGAGTTTTTATACCCTTTACTTCAAGGCTACGATAGCGTTGAGATGAAATGCGATATAGAAATGGGTGGAAATGATCAGAAATTTAACCTTTTAATGGGGCGTCATATGCAAAGAGTTTATGGTGTGGGAAAAGAACAAGCCATTATCACAATGCCACTTCTTGTTGGACTTGATGGTGTAAATAAAATGAGTAAATCTCTAAACAATTACATAGGTGTTACTGAAGAGCCAAATTCTATGTATGCGAAGGTTTTAAGTATTAGTGATGATTTGATGTGGGACTGGTATGAGCTTTTAAGTGAAAAAAGCTTAGAAGAGATTTCAGAGCTTAAAAAGAGCGTAGAAAGTGGTAAAATTCATCCAAAAGCAGCTAAAGAAAACCTTGCTTTAGAGATAACAAAGCGTTTTTATGATGAACAAACTGCTAAAAATGCAAAAGCTGAGTTTGATACTGTTTTTTCAGAGCACGCTCTTCCTAGTAATATGGATGAATTTAGCGTAGATGGTGAAATCTGGGTGGTAGAGGCGATTGTAAAGTGCGGTTTAGCTAGTTCAAATTCACAAGCAAGACGCCATATAAATGCAAATGCGTTTAGTATCAATCAAGAAAAGGTTAATGACGATCAGCTAAAATTAGGAAGTGGAAGCTATATTCTTCAAATTGGCAAAAGGAAATTTGCAAAACTAAATGTAAAATAAAGGCAAGATATGAAAAGCATTAAGATAGGAAAGCACGAGATACAATATCCAATTTTTCAAGGTGGAATGGGACTAGGAATTAGCTGGGATAGGTTGGCTGGCAATGTCAGTTTAAATGGTGCTTTAGGTATCATAAGCTCGGTTGGAACTGGGTATTATGAAGATAGAAAGTATTCTAAAAAAGAGATAAATTCAAAACCTTTAGGCAGTGAGAATTTTTACTCAACCCAGGGTCTTAATGCAATCATAACCAACGCTCGCAAAATTTGCGGACAAGCCCCAATTGGCGTAAATATAATGTGTGCTTGTAATGACTATGGTAGAATGGTTGTAGATGCCTGTGAAGCTGGGTTTAATATCATAGTAAGTGGTGCAGGACTTCCTACAAATTTACCAGAATTTACACAAAAATTTAAAGATGTAGCTTTG
The sequence above is a segment of the Campylobacter corcagiensis genome. Coding sequences within it:
- the pyrH gene encoding UMP kinase → MQKRVLVKFSGEALAGGNGFGIDTNILKFIAGEIKELVDAGAEVGIVIGGGNIVRGVAASAGGIIKRTSGDHMGMLATVINAIAVRESLEHAGIDVRVQSAIKMEAICETFIMGRANRHLDKGRVVIFAAGTGNPFFTTDTAATLRAIEINADMIIKATKVSGVYDKDPNKFSDAVLLNHLSYEEAMKDDIKVMDDTSIALAKDNSLPIVVCDMFKSGNLRKIVVDDDTSFCSVVSNNR
- a CDS encoding DNA-directed RNA polymerase subunit omega, translating into MRPEEIAAKALESVNGDRYKLSLMVAKRTSELYSGAKVLVNVDTRGLKFADIALLEIAEGKVELDGIIEAEK
- a CDS encoding RelA/SpoT family protein; the encoded protein is MELLKQKNDADIERFLDDIVNVSTIDDAKELFHKFKEPKDTLEKAIEICVKEHNGQFRKSGEPYSVHPILVSCIVAFMGGDDDMIVAALLHDVVEDTSYDLQSVNAVFGDGVAKLVEGLTKIVTIREDKLAPSSDKNAKLRTSALTFRRMLLISIEDVRVLVVKLCDRLHNMLTLEALRPDKQKRIAEETLVVYAPIAHRLGISSIKNILEDLSFKYVMPKEFEMIDSYINEHKQQLQMSLNKFSLKITELLLTNGFSENSFDIQKRVKHYYSTYLKMQRKGISIQEVLDLLAVRVLVKDVKDCYLALGVIHSNFNPLISRFKDYVALPKQNGYQTIHTTVFNESMIIEAQIRTFDMHNTAEYGVAAHWKYKYSGQSPVLVNPRLDWLSDISNKDDVPISSDEEDGPEDLYEYAKDSLYAEDIAVYSPKGGIFTLPRGATALDYAYEIHSQVGLKAVEAYVNRVRVPLLTELKNGDIVHIITGNEAHYRCSWLNSVKTGKARATIKGFCKQKLKELNNEIGIKMLSAIFETNETEILSWLDSENLSKKAGKVSYDSEFLKDAVNALKKNAKKDKYIIEKQKFENIVVYSNFKVNSAEFDYCCNPKRGDNIVGFRDGDRVTVHHRFCDRASNLMRDGKEIIFVKWTRNAPHRYKIILNLENKRGSLAEFLAYIAKLQVDLVAINLNENEETKSDFFVLIIELHESLNIDDIKTKIKSRYKIVEFTSLSDAYN
- the tyrS gene encoding tyrosine--tRNA ligase; translated protein: MDLNSVFTELKKGIAEIIDEDKIKDMIRNFYEKGENFYVKIGMDPTAPDLHLGHTVTLQKMAFLQKHGAIIQFLIGDFTARIGDPSGKSETRKMLSKDEVLKNAKTYEEQVFKVLDPAKTKIMFNSAWDEKLKASDMIAIASTYNVARMLERDDFEKRFKNETPISISEFLYPLLQGYDSVEMKCDIEMGGNDQKFNLLMGRHMQRVYGVGKEQAIITMPLLVGLDGVNKMSKSLNNYIGVTEEPNSMYAKVLSISDDLMWDWYELLSEKSLEEISELKKSVESGKIHPKAAKENLALEITKRFYDEQTAKNAKAEFDTVFSEHALPSNMDEFSVDGEIWVVEAIVKCGLASSNSQARRHINANAFSINQEKVNDDQLKLGSGSYILQIGKRKFAKLNVK